Proteins from a genomic interval of Hippocampus zosterae strain Florida chromosome 14, ASM2543408v3, whole genome shotgun sequence:
- the kif26ab gene encoding kinesin-like protein KIF26A isoform X4: MPALPASSLLPRPSRFAASSSSIHANQVSKGQTAPHSSLPFGEQPREPRWFQNPSVPSGPKTSVQVTVAGGQFTGSLNSVTIQAQQYLEGVWSISRVNNFVPQPKLAQSLKGDAGRDVPTSAAPLTTMTNRSSTIKSSTLTPCRLRGPVQMDLPTPITSASSSITPSSSAAASFFIRAAQKLNLSSKRKKQQPSQLHPQEPSIYPTNFSGILQVSPPAAPPCLLRAVSKVKENPGMGKVKVMMRICPSWEATDSSESQSFLKVDSRKKQVTLYDPASSPPHSSSGHRRSATVAVPKIFAFDAVFTQDASQAEVCSGTVAEVIQSVANGADGCIFCFGQVKLGKTYTMIGKDSSTQTLGVVPCAISWLFKLINERKEKTGARFSVRVSAVEIFGQDEELTDLLSDVSTESQQEGQSSGIHLREDPICGTQLQNQNELHAPTAEKAAFFLDAAIAARSTSQPSAEEEERRNSHMLFTLHIYQYRMEKSGKGGMSGGRSRLHLIDLGSCERVLSKSREGGGGACLSLNALGNVIMALANGAKHVPYRDSKLTMLLRESLGNINCRTTMIAHISDSPVNYADSLTTIQLASRIHRMRKKKSKYASSSSGGESSCEEGRIRRPPHLRPFHPRTVALDPDLPSLLSDPDYSSSSEQSCDTVIYVGPGGAAISDRELSDNEGPPAFVPIIPSLNKKRTAKEGPLDRDQFFKCNTFAELQERLECIDGSEEPTAFVGEGKRNQASPKTDKSKESGASSVSPKTLASVTCNQDGTSPKQSPKSVAVQPFSSPGTKSKEDVSERQGIPAERKQPEYIPNVCRTSADGERNLVSESSVDADKSTMAATAHPEPVVREKIYFNKKASRKENSEKTGGSNTRMPPVGMSHQAVKRRDPCTRPILRAPIEVCQMSSTLQEKCFDRDILRATVTLQQPVELNGEDELVFTVVEELSIGSIGDKGRPSSIISFNSDCSLQALASGSRPVSIISSINDEFDAYTSTVGGVELNVEMVPPLQEGPMECLHSRGSSVSSWLSEVSVCTLESEGAQSSDVFLPSDKTTGPEAAFNFDSLDLFHSVASTRNAKNSLNDSGFSFSEQDSDSAASSKLSLTKCPPSPDSTKAPLRLPSKITKAYSLSSTLSQSPSMVHSSLPRKVKPTSSIPSSSSSSNSRDSPRQDAKQENPWQRTDNLPQAQPIVPTSRFVRTPPSGIASSKTSNNFNSAPRPSKVHGPTSSQRVVDGCEKSASKKSDPPSRMPQLRRGATTLGTVPFIHSSTDDKGTQDVAAATGLKFSSLGKNNKDNSQKSSNLPRPGCISPPPPPVRKSSLDQKTKILLPQSALKSAYGEAGRNIGARTGLSEDELEVRHRADSIHLKTSSLRADHSNVKVTSSLKARGTRGEAGHHYGSQMSLERCDGMSLSSPRAGLSRENSGASLGSSGNKAGKFIPRLGIPNSSSSPIATCPSTPGGETTSKMGQVKASGNTRALGSLNSSKARSLSANSSKGLSSSTKSLATAVTRNTNANLPPSGRTSAPRTAAAVTSKPGRGTIMGTKQAVRAANSRVSELATGSISGKHVKVSGDSDSGNDSGVNVGDDKSPIAMLPSPYSKITAPRRPQRYSSGHGSDNSSVLSGELPPAMGRTALFYHSGGSSGYESMIRDSEATGSASSAHDSMSESGMSSSGRTRSSKYPKKRATGFQRRRLIPAPLPDTSSLGMKVGTAGQWVDLPPTLKEPFEIKVYEIDDVERLQRGRQEQATEQPFHDVDKGLLYFNNKLKMLERRQQQVRELKSKHEVLMEELEDTKARLMMDPRKWTGEFEVDPSLNKESPEYLDVLERVTEELEFCVNLCKSRVMMVTCFDISTQAAAAHEEPREVEV; encoded by the exons GGCAGCTCAGAAGCTGAACCTGTCCTCCAAACGGAAGAAGCAGCAGCCTTCCCAGCTCCACCCACAGGAGCCCTCCATCTACCCCACCAACTTCAGTGGCATTCTGCAGGTTTCGCCCCCTGCTGCCCCACCATGCCTGCTCCGCGCCGTATCCAAAGTGAAAGAGAATCCTGGGATGGGCAAG GTCAAAGTGATGATGCGCATTTGCCCGTCTTGGGAGGCAACCGACTCATCCGAGTCTCAGTCGTTCTTGAAAGTGGACAGCAGGAAAAAGCAGGTAACCCTCTACGATCCCGCATCCAGCCCTCCGCACTCAAGTTCAGGACACAGACGCTCCGCCACTGTTGCTGTCCCAAAGATATTTGCCTTTGATGCAGTTTTTACCCAGGACGCCTCACAA GCTGAGGTGTGCTCAGGTACAGTAGCGGAGGTCATCCAATCAGTGGCGAATGGCGCCGATGGGTGCATCTTCTGCTTCGGGCAAGTTAAGCTTG GCAAGACATACACAATGATCGGCAAAGACAGCTCCACTCAGACCTTGGGCGTGGTGCCCTGTGCCATCTCCTGGCTCTTCAAGCTCATCAACGAACGCAAAGAGAAGACAGGCGCACGTTTCTCCGTCCGGGTGTCTGCAGTGGAAATCTTTGGGCAAGATGAGGAACTGACGGACCTGCTGTCTGACGTATCGACGGAGAGCCAGCAAGAAGGCCAATCGTCAGGCATCCATCTCAGAGAGGATCCCATTTGTGGCACTCAA CTTCAGAATCAGAACGAGCTTCACGCCCCGACAGCTGAGAAGGCGGCTTTCTTTCTGGATGCTGCCATAGCAGCCCGCAGCACCAGCCAGCCCagtgcagaggaggaggagcgacGCAACTCGCACATGCTGTTCACGCTGCACATTTACCAGTATCGCATGGAGAAGAGCGGCAAGGGAGGAA TGTCAGGTGGGCGGAGCAGGCTACACCTCATCGACCTGGGGAGCTGTGAAAGAGTCTTGAGTAAAAGTCGAGAAGGGGGAGGCGGAGCGTGTCTTTCTCTGAACGCATTGGGGAATGTCATCATGGCTTTGGCGAATGGAGCAAAACACGTACCATACAG GGACAGCAAACTGACAATGTTGCTGAGAGAGTCCCTCGGCAACATCAATTGTCGAACCACCATGATTGCCCACATCTCCGATTCTCCGGTGAACTACGCCGACTCACTCACCACGATCCAACTGGCATCCCGCATTCATCGCAtgaggaaaaagaaatcaaag TATGCATCCAGTTCATCTGGAGGGGAAAGCTCTTGTGAGGAAGGGAGGATCCGTCGACCACCTCACCTCAGGCCTTTCCATCCTCGGACTGTGGCCCTGGACCCGGATCTACCCTCTCTGCTCAGTGACCCGGACTACTCCTCCAGTAGTGAGCAGTCATGTGATACTGTTATTTATGTGGGCCCCGGTGGAGCCGCGATCTCAGACAGGGAGTTGAGTGACAATGAAGGCCCACCTGCTTTTGTTCCCATCATCCCTTCCCTGAACAAGAAGAGGACGGCAAAGGAAGGTCCTTTAGACAGAGACCAATTCTTTAAATGCAACACATTTGCTGAGCTGCAAGAGAGGTTGGAATGTATAGACGGTAGTGAAGAACCAACAGCATTTGTTGGTGAGGGCAAGCGAAACCAAGCGAGCCCCAAGACGGACAAATCTAAGGAGAGCGGCGCAAGCTCTGTTTCACCAAAGACTCTTGCAAGCGTGACTTGCAACCAAGACGGCACCTCACCCAAACAATCTCCTAAATCAGTTGCTGTACAGCCATTTTCCAGTCCTGGCACTAAATCAAAAGAGGACGTTTCTGAAAGGCAAGGCATACCTGCAGAAAGAAAACAACCAGAATACATTCCAAATGTATGCAGAACCAGTGCGGATGGCGAGAGGAACTTGGTTTCAGAAAGCAGTGTTGATGCTGATAAATCGACAATGGCTGCAACAGCTCATCCTGAACCTGTTGTAAGGGAAAAGATCTACTTTAACAAGAAAGCTTCTCGCAAGGAAAATTCAGAAAAGACAGGAGGATCCAACACCAGAATGCCCCCTGTGGGGATGAGCCACCAAGCTGTGAAAAGGAGAGATCCTTGTACTCGCCCAATTCTCCGTGCTCCAATCGAGGTTTGTCAAATGAGCTCCACCTTGCAGGAAAAGTGTTTTGATCGAGACATCCTGAGAGCAACTGTCACCTTGCAGCAACCCGTGGAGCTGAATGGAGAAGACGAGCTGGTGTTCACTGTGGTAGAGGAGCTATCTATAGGCAGTATTGGCGATAAGGGCCGGCCATCCAGCATTATCAGCTTTAATAGTGATTGTTCTCTGCAGGCCCTTGCCTCTGGCTCCAGACCTGTGAGCATTATTAGCAGCATCAATGATGAATTTGATGCCTACACATCAACTGTTGGGGGAGTCGAGTTAAACGTTGAAATGGTACCACCGCTACAGGAAGGACCAATGGAGTGTCTACACAGTAGGGGTTCTTCTGTCAGCTCTTGGCTTAGTGAAGTGAGTGTTTGCACTCTGGAGAGTGAAGGGGCTCAATCTTCTGATGTCTTCCTTCCATCAGACAAGACCACGGGGCCAGAAGCCGCTTTTAATTTTGATTCCCTCGATCTGTTCCATTCTGTAGCATCAACTCGGAATGCTAAGAATTCATTGAATGACAGTGGCTTCAGTTTCTCTGAACAGGACAGTGATAGCGCTGCCTCGAGCAAGCTATCCTTGACAAAGTGCCCCCCATCTCCAGATTCAACCAAAGCACCCCTCAGATTACCTTCTAAAATAACAAAAGCTTATTCACTAAGCTCCACGCTTTCACAGAGTCCCTCCATGGTTCATTCCAGTCTTCCAAGGAAGGTCAAACCTACCTCATCCATCCCCAGTAGTAGcagtagcagcaacagcagAGATTCACCGAGGCAAGATGCCAAGCAGGAAAATCCCTGGCAGCGCACAGACAACCTCCCACAAGCGCAACCGATTGTACCCACGAGCAGGTTTGTCAGAACCCCTCCCAGTGGTATTGCATCAAGCAAAACATCCAACAACTTTAACAGTGCACCTCGACCATCCAAGGTACATGGGCCTACCTCATCCCAAAGGGTGGTTGATGGGTGCGAGAAGTCTGCCAGTAAGAAATCTGATCCTCCCAGCAGAATGCCTCAGCTAAGAAGAGGTGCAACCACTTTAGGAACAGTGCCCTTCATCCATTCGTCTACGGACGACAAGGGAACCCAAGATGTTGCAGCAGCGACAGGCCTTAAATTCTCCTCTCTCGGGAAAAACAACAAGGATAACTCACAGAAATCAAGTAACCTACCCAGACCAGGTTGCATATCCCCTCCTCCGCCGCCAGTAAGAAAGTCCAGTCTCGACCAAAAGACCAAGATCCTTCTACCCCAAAGTGCCTTAAAGTCAGCATATGGGGAGGCAGGAAGGAACATCGGGGCCAGGACAGGGCTATCGGAGGATGAGCTCGAGGTTCGTCACAGAGCGGACtccattcatttaaaaaccTCCAGCCTGAGAGCTGACCATAGCAATGTCAAAGTTACCTCAAGTCTGAAGGCGAGAGGAACAAGAGGTGAAGCTGGGCATCACTATGGTAGTCAGATGTCCTTGGAGAGGTGTGACGGTATGTCTCTGTCCAGCCCCCGAGCTGGGCTGAGTAGGGAAAATAGTGGCGCAAGTCTGGGGAGCAGCGGCAACAAAGCTGGTAAATTTATTCCTCGATTAGGCATTCCCAATTCGTCAAGTTCTCCTATCGCGACCTGCCCGTCAACCCCAGGTGGAGAAACCACAAGCAAAATGGGCCAGGTCAAAGCATCAGGAAACACTCGAGCATTAGGATCACTCAACAGCAGTAAGGCACGCTCATTGTCTGCCAACAGTTCCAAAGGCCTAAGTTCTTCCACCAAATCTTTGGCCACGGCTGTGACTAGAAATACCAACGCCAACCTTCCTCCATCAGGCAGAACATCAGCTCCTCGGACGGCTGCTGCTGTCACGAGCAAGCCTGGGAGAGGGACTATCATGGGCACAAAGCAGGCTGTGCGAGCCGCCAACAGCCGAGTGAGTGAACTGGCGACAGGTAGCATTTCAGGCAAGCACGTGAAAGTTTCCGGAGATTCAGACAGTGGTAACGACAGTGGCGTGAACGTGGGTGATGACAAATCCCCAATAGCTATGCTACCGTCACCGTACAGCAAAATTACAGCACCTAGACGGCCCCAACGGTACAGCAGTGGTCACGGCAGTGACAACAGTAGCGTGCTGAGTGGGGAGTTGCCTCCAGCAATGGGCCGCACAGCTCTCTTCTATCACAGTGGCGGCAGCAGCGGATACGAGAGTATGATCCGTGACAGCGAAGCCACGGGGAGTGCTTCCTCTGCCCACGATTCAATGAGTGAGAGTGGAATGTCATCTTCGGGCAGAACAAGGAGCTCCAAATATCCCAAAAAGAGAGCAACTG GTTTCCAGAGGAGACGGCTAATTCCAGCGCCCCTGCCAGATACCTCTTCCCTGGGGATGAAAGTAGGCACAGCAGGCCAGTGGGTCGACTTGCCCCCAACACTGAAAGAGCCTTTTGAAATCAAGGTCTATGAAATTGACGATGTGGAACGCCTTCAGAGAGGACGTCAGGAACAAGCTACAGAG CAACCATTTCACGATGTTGACAAG GGTCTGTTGTATTTTAATAATAAGTTGAAGATGTTGGAGAGAAGGCAACAGCAAGTAAGGGAGTTGAAATCAAAGCATGAAGTGTtgatggaggagctggaggacacCAAAGCCCGGCTAATGATGGATCCCAGGAAGTGGACCGGCGAGT TTGAAGTGGACCCAAGTTTGAATAAAGAGTCTCCAGAGTACCTGGATGTCTTGGAGCGGGTCACAGAAGAGCTGGAGTTTTGCGTCAACTTGTGCAAGTCACGCGTCATGATGGTGACCTGCTTCGACATCAGCACGCAGGCAGCCGCCGCTCACGAGGAACCGCGGGAAGTTGAAGTCTGA
- the kif26ab gene encoding kinesin-like protein KIF26A isoform X5, translating to MDWKELAAQKLNLSSKRKKQQPSQLHPQEPSIYPTNFSGILQVSPPAAPPCLLRAVSKVKENPGMGKVKVMMRICPSWEATDSSESQSFLKVDSRKKQVTLYDPASSPPHSSSGHRRSATVAVPKIFAFDAVFTQDASQAEVCSGTVAEVIQSVANGADGCIFCFGQVKLGKTYTMIGKDSSTQTLGVVPCAISWLFKLINERKEKTGARFSVRVSAVEIFGQDEELTDLLSDVSTESQQEGQSSGIHLREDPICGTQLQNQNELHAPTAEKAAFFLDAAIAARSTSQPSAEEEERRNSHMLFTLHIYQYRMEKSGKGGMSGGRSRLHLIDLGSCERVLSKSREGGGGACLSLNALGNVIMALANGAKHVPYRDSKLTMLLRESLGNINCRTTMIAHISDSPVNYADSLTTIQLASRIHRMRKKKSKYASSSSGGESSCEEGRIRRPPHLRPFHPRTVALDPDLPSLLSDPDYSSSSEQSCDTVIYVGPGGAAISDRELSDNEGPPAFVPIIPSLNKKRTAKEGPLDRDQFFKCNTFAELQERLECIDGSEEPTAFVGEGKRNQASPKTDKSKESGASSVSPKTLASVTCNQDGTSPKQSPKSVAVQPFSSPGTKSKEDVSERQGIPAERKQPEYIPNVCRTSADGERNLVSESSVDADKSTMAATAHPEPVVREKIYFNKKASRKENSEKTGGSNTRMPPVGMSHQAVKRRDPCTRPILRAPIEVCQMSSTLQEKCFDRDILRATVTLQQPVELNGEDELVFTVVEELSIGSIGDKGRPSSIISFNSDCSLQALASGSRPVSIISSINDEFDAYTSTVGGVELNVEMVPPLQEGPMECLHSRGSSVSSWLSEVSVCTLESEGAQSSDVFLPSDKTTGPEAAFNFDSLDLFHSVASTRNAKNSLNDSGFSFSEQDSDSAASSKLSLTKCPPSPDSTKAPLRLPSKITKAYSLSSTLSQSPSMVHSSLPRKVKPTSSIPSSSSSSNSRDSPRQDAKQENPWQRTDNLPQAQPIVPTSRFVRTPPSGIASSKTSNNFNSAPRPSKVHGPTSSQRVVDGCEKSASKKSDPPSRMPQLRRGATTLGTVPFIHSSTDDKGTQDVAAATGLKFSSLGKNNKDNSQKSSNLPRPGCISPPPPPVRKSSLDQKTKILLPQSALKSAYGEAGRNIGARTGLSEDELEVRHRADSIHLKTSSLRADHSNVKVTSSLKARGTRGEAGHHYGSQMSLERCDGMSLSSPRAGLSRENSGASLGSSGNKAGKFIPRLGIPNSSSSPIATCPSTPGGETTSKMGQVKASGNTRALGSLNSSKARSLSANSSKGLSSSTKSLATAVTRNTNANLPPSGRTSAPRTAAAVTSKPGRGTIMGTKQAVRAANSRVSELATGSISGKHVKVSGDSDSGNDSGVNVGDDKSPIAMLPSPYSKITAPRRPQRYSSGHGSDNSSVLSGELPPAMGRTALFYHSGGSSGYESMIRDSEATGSASSAHDSMSESGMSSSGRTRSSKYPKKRATGFQRRRLIPAPLPDTSSLGMKVGTAGQWVDLPPTLKEPFEIKVYEIDDVERLQRGRQEQATEQPFHDVDKGLLYFNNKLKMLERRQQQVRELKSKHEVLMEELEDTKARLMMDPRKWTGEFEVDPSLNKESPEYLDVLERVTEELEFCVNLCKSRVMMVTCFDISTQAAAAHEEPREVEV from the exons GGCAGCTCAGAAGCTGAACCTGTCCTCCAAACGGAAGAAGCAGCAGCCTTCCCAGCTCCACCCACAGGAGCCCTCCATCTACCCCACCAACTTCAGTGGCATTCTGCAGGTTTCGCCCCCTGCTGCCCCACCATGCCTGCTCCGCGCCGTATCCAAAGTGAAAGAGAATCCTGGGATGGGCAAG GTCAAAGTGATGATGCGCATTTGCCCGTCTTGGGAGGCAACCGACTCATCCGAGTCTCAGTCGTTCTTGAAAGTGGACAGCAGGAAAAAGCAGGTAACCCTCTACGATCCCGCATCCAGCCCTCCGCACTCAAGTTCAGGACACAGACGCTCCGCCACTGTTGCTGTCCCAAAGATATTTGCCTTTGATGCAGTTTTTACCCAGGACGCCTCACAA GCTGAGGTGTGCTCAGGTACAGTAGCGGAGGTCATCCAATCAGTGGCGAATGGCGCCGATGGGTGCATCTTCTGCTTCGGGCAAGTTAAGCTTG GCAAGACATACACAATGATCGGCAAAGACAGCTCCACTCAGACCTTGGGCGTGGTGCCCTGTGCCATCTCCTGGCTCTTCAAGCTCATCAACGAACGCAAAGAGAAGACAGGCGCACGTTTCTCCGTCCGGGTGTCTGCAGTGGAAATCTTTGGGCAAGATGAGGAACTGACGGACCTGCTGTCTGACGTATCGACGGAGAGCCAGCAAGAAGGCCAATCGTCAGGCATCCATCTCAGAGAGGATCCCATTTGTGGCACTCAA CTTCAGAATCAGAACGAGCTTCACGCCCCGACAGCTGAGAAGGCGGCTTTCTTTCTGGATGCTGCCATAGCAGCCCGCAGCACCAGCCAGCCCagtgcagaggaggaggagcgacGCAACTCGCACATGCTGTTCACGCTGCACATTTACCAGTATCGCATGGAGAAGAGCGGCAAGGGAGGAA TGTCAGGTGGGCGGAGCAGGCTACACCTCATCGACCTGGGGAGCTGTGAAAGAGTCTTGAGTAAAAGTCGAGAAGGGGGAGGCGGAGCGTGTCTTTCTCTGAACGCATTGGGGAATGTCATCATGGCTTTGGCGAATGGAGCAAAACACGTACCATACAG GGACAGCAAACTGACAATGTTGCTGAGAGAGTCCCTCGGCAACATCAATTGTCGAACCACCATGATTGCCCACATCTCCGATTCTCCGGTGAACTACGCCGACTCACTCACCACGATCCAACTGGCATCCCGCATTCATCGCAtgaggaaaaagaaatcaaag TATGCATCCAGTTCATCTGGAGGGGAAAGCTCTTGTGAGGAAGGGAGGATCCGTCGACCACCTCACCTCAGGCCTTTCCATCCTCGGACTGTGGCCCTGGACCCGGATCTACCCTCTCTGCTCAGTGACCCGGACTACTCCTCCAGTAGTGAGCAGTCATGTGATACTGTTATTTATGTGGGCCCCGGTGGAGCCGCGATCTCAGACAGGGAGTTGAGTGACAATGAAGGCCCACCTGCTTTTGTTCCCATCATCCCTTCCCTGAACAAGAAGAGGACGGCAAAGGAAGGTCCTTTAGACAGAGACCAATTCTTTAAATGCAACACATTTGCTGAGCTGCAAGAGAGGTTGGAATGTATAGACGGTAGTGAAGAACCAACAGCATTTGTTGGTGAGGGCAAGCGAAACCAAGCGAGCCCCAAGACGGACAAATCTAAGGAGAGCGGCGCAAGCTCTGTTTCACCAAAGACTCTTGCAAGCGTGACTTGCAACCAAGACGGCACCTCACCCAAACAATCTCCTAAATCAGTTGCTGTACAGCCATTTTCCAGTCCTGGCACTAAATCAAAAGAGGACGTTTCTGAAAGGCAAGGCATACCTGCAGAAAGAAAACAACCAGAATACATTCCAAATGTATGCAGAACCAGTGCGGATGGCGAGAGGAACTTGGTTTCAGAAAGCAGTGTTGATGCTGATAAATCGACAATGGCTGCAACAGCTCATCCTGAACCTGTTGTAAGGGAAAAGATCTACTTTAACAAGAAAGCTTCTCGCAAGGAAAATTCAGAAAAGACAGGAGGATCCAACACCAGAATGCCCCCTGTGGGGATGAGCCACCAAGCTGTGAAAAGGAGAGATCCTTGTACTCGCCCAATTCTCCGTGCTCCAATCGAGGTTTGTCAAATGAGCTCCACCTTGCAGGAAAAGTGTTTTGATCGAGACATCCTGAGAGCAACTGTCACCTTGCAGCAACCCGTGGAGCTGAATGGAGAAGACGAGCTGGTGTTCACTGTGGTAGAGGAGCTATCTATAGGCAGTATTGGCGATAAGGGCCGGCCATCCAGCATTATCAGCTTTAATAGTGATTGTTCTCTGCAGGCCCTTGCCTCTGGCTCCAGACCTGTGAGCATTATTAGCAGCATCAATGATGAATTTGATGCCTACACATCAACTGTTGGGGGAGTCGAGTTAAACGTTGAAATGGTACCACCGCTACAGGAAGGACCAATGGAGTGTCTACACAGTAGGGGTTCTTCTGTCAGCTCTTGGCTTAGTGAAGTGAGTGTTTGCACTCTGGAGAGTGAAGGGGCTCAATCTTCTGATGTCTTCCTTCCATCAGACAAGACCACGGGGCCAGAAGCCGCTTTTAATTTTGATTCCCTCGATCTGTTCCATTCTGTAGCATCAACTCGGAATGCTAAGAATTCATTGAATGACAGTGGCTTCAGTTTCTCTGAACAGGACAGTGATAGCGCTGCCTCGAGCAAGCTATCCTTGACAAAGTGCCCCCCATCTCCAGATTCAACCAAAGCACCCCTCAGATTACCTTCTAAAATAACAAAAGCTTATTCACTAAGCTCCACGCTTTCACAGAGTCCCTCCATGGTTCATTCCAGTCTTCCAAGGAAGGTCAAACCTACCTCATCCATCCCCAGTAGTAGcagtagcagcaacagcagAGATTCACCGAGGCAAGATGCCAAGCAGGAAAATCCCTGGCAGCGCACAGACAACCTCCCACAAGCGCAACCGATTGTACCCACGAGCAGGTTTGTCAGAACCCCTCCCAGTGGTATTGCATCAAGCAAAACATCCAACAACTTTAACAGTGCACCTCGACCATCCAAGGTACATGGGCCTACCTCATCCCAAAGGGTGGTTGATGGGTGCGAGAAGTCTGCCAGTAAGAAATCTGATCCTCCCAGCAGAATGCCTCAGCTAAGAAGAGGTGCAACCACTTTAGGAACAGTGCCCTTCATCCATTCGTCTACGGACGACAAGGGAACCCAAGATGTTGCAGCAGCGACAGGCCTTAAATTCTCCTCTCTCGGGAAAAACAACAAGGATAACTCACAGAAATCAAGTAACCTACCCAGACCAGGTTGCATATCCCCTCCTCCGCCGCCAGTAAGAAAGTCCAGTCTCGACCAAAAGACCAAGATCCTTCTACCCCAAAGTGCCTTAAAGTCAGCATATGGGGAGGCAGGAAGGAACATCGGGGCCAGGACAGGGCTATCGGAGGATGAGCTCGAGGTTCGTCACAGAGCGGACtccattcatttaaaaaccTCCAGCCTGAGAGCTGACCATAGCAATGTCAAAGTTACCTCAAGTCTGAAGGCGAGAGGAACAAGAGGTGAAGCTGGGCATCACTATGGTAGTCAGATGTCCTTGGAGAGGTGTGACGGTATGTCTCTGTCCAGCCCCCGAGCTGGGCTGAGTAGGGAAAATAGTGGCGCAAGTCTGGGGAGCAGCGGCAACAAAGCTGGTAAATTTATTCCTCGATTAGGCATTCCCAATTCGTCAAGTTCTCCTATCGCGACCTGCCCGTCAACCCCAGGTGGAGAAACCACAAGCAAAATGGGCCAGGTCAAAGCATCAGGAAACACTCGAGCATTAGGATCACTCAACAGCAGTAAGGCACGCTCATTGTCTGCCAACAGTTCCAAAGGCCTAAGTTCTTCCACCAAATCTTTGGCCACGGCTGTGACTAGAAATACCAACGCCAACCTTCCTCCATCAGGCAGAACATCAGCTCCTCGGACGGCTGCTGCTGTCACGAGCAAGCCTGGGAGAGGGACTATCATGGGCACAAAGCAGGCTGTGCGAGCCGCCAACAGCCGAGTGAGTGAACTGGCGACAGGTAGCATTTCAGGCAAGCACGTGAAAGTTTCCGGAGATTCAGACAGTGGTAACGACAGTGGCGTGAACGTGGGTGATGACAAATCCCCAATAGCTATGCTACCGTCACCGTACAGCAAAATTACAGCACCTAGACGGCCCCAACGGTACAGCAGTGGTCACGGCAGTGACAACAGTAGCGTGCTGAGTGGGGAGTTGCCTCCAGCAATGGGCCGCACAGCTCTCTTCTATCACAGTGGCGGCAGCAGCGGATACGAGAGTATGATCCGTGACAGCGAAGCCACGGGGAGTGCTTCCTCTGCCCACGATTCAATGAGTGAGAGTGGAATGTCATCTTCGGGCAGAACAAGGAGCTCCAAATATCCCAAAAAGAGAGCAACTG GTTTCCAGAGGAGACGGCTAATTCCAGCGCCCCTGCCAGATACCTCTTCCCTGGGGATGAAAGTAGGCACAGCAGGCCAGTGGGTCGACTTGCCCCCAACACTGAAAGAGCCTTTTGAAATCAAGGTCTATGAAATTGACGATGTGGAACGCCTTCAGAGAGGACGTCAGGAACAAGCTACAGAG CAACCATTTCACGATGTTGACAAG GGTCTGTTGTATTTTAATAATAAGTTGAAGATGTTGGAGAGAAGGCAACAGCAAGTAAGGGAGTTGAAATCAAAGCATGAAGTGTtgatggaggagctggaggacacCAAAGCCCGGCTAATGATGGATCCCAGGAAGTGGACCGGCGAGT TTGAAGTGGACCCAAGTTTGAATAAAGAGTCTCCAGAGTACCTGGATGTCTTGGAGCGGGTCACAGAAGAGCTGGAGTTTTGCGTCAACTTGTGCAAGTCACGCGTCATGATGGTGACCTGCTTCGACATCAGCACGCAGGCAGCCGCCGCTCACGAGGAACCGCGGGAAGTTGAAGTCTGA